One genomic segment of Labeo rohita strain BAU-BD-2019 chromosome 14, IGBB_LRoh.1.0, whole genome shotgun sequence includes these proteins:
- the rnf20 gene encoding E3 ubiquitin-protein ligase BRE1A, which yields MSGQKRPSDPSSSGTLGAPPEKKKGGEDGEGMSTGSGGSTAVETVIKLGGGSNQEEQDIKALQIKNRKLGESLDQRQVIEDELRERVERLETRQATDDASLLILNRYWNQFDENVRLIVHRYDQSGSEPVESQPPEGRSLKPGTPEPDGDSNQERAKDRGQQGEGASSFLAMLASSSSEEIDADLQERLESSCKQAKRVVEIYDNLKNTVDQLKKDTESGTDGSLWDVAVSLNTLLTNENERLRQLTDSLQQKHSHMTSESRSLGRAANRADNRISELQSLIEELQWDMEKIRRRENRLNAHLVEVLERVNSKGYKVYGEASSVCGTITINKRKFEEMNSELEENRELAENRLSELQKLQQDLQTVYQENNNMKVELLSRAEEVARDSAEYRCLQSQFSVLYNESLVLKSQLDETKARLNTTRTARLRQLDHMENDEVSLQRKVRTEVIQLEDTLAQVRKEYEMLRIEFEQTLAANEQAGPINREMRHLISTLQTHNQQLKGEVVKYKLRLRESQQELNQLRAAKGNAAIQSQSSTEMDVKEETASPHTPAPTGDVTVKSEPESGSATPSTTGVTVKTEPGTDTETVVKEEDKEKEKEKEKEKEKEQRERERVTRGSTGGVVVKEEREKASTSSSQSEDLAAERCAMIGGPKRKEMEQLKIVRVDLKKAQESQREMKLLLDMYRSAPKEQRDKVQLMAAEKKAKSEAEELRQRVRELEERERREGKKMADEEALRKIRSVEEQIDILNKKLSLAKQEEDALLSEMDVTGQAFEDMQEQNIRLMQQLREKDDANFKLMSERIKSNQIHKLLKEEKEELADQLLTLKTQVDAQLQVVRKLEEKERLLQGTISAAERELGLRTQALEMNKRKAQESVLLSEEVRTQLEGVQQRLSAVREEVIENSISREKESFNARRAQEDISKLRRKIEKAKKPAENIRNGDEILNEEINDYKARLTCPCCNSRVKDAVLTKCFHVFCFECVKTRYDTRQRKCPKCNAAFGANDFHRIYIG from the exons GTGATTGAGGATGAACTGAGGGAGAGAGTTGAGAGGTTGGAGACTCGTCAAGCGACAGATGATGCAAGTTTGTTGATTCTAAACAGATACTGGAACCAG TTTGATGAAAatgtgcgattaatcgtgcaccGCTATGACCAGTCAGGCAGTGAGCCTGTGGAAAGCCAACCTCCCGAAGGACGCAGCTTAAAACCTGGAACACCAGAACCAGATGGAGACTCAAACCAGGAGAGAGCAAAAGACAGAG GTCAACAGGGGGAGGGAGCAAGCTCTTTTCTGGCCATGTTGGCCAGCAGCAGCAGTGAGGAGATAGACGCAGATCTGCAGGAGCGATTGGAGTCCAGCTGCAAGCAGGCCAAACGTGTGGTAGAAATCTACGACAACCTGAAGAACACAGTAGACCAGctaaagaaagatacagagtcTGGAACAG ATGGCAGCCTCTGGGATGTCGCTGTCAGCCTCAACACCCTCCTGACCAATGAGAACGAACGCCTCCGCCAGCTGACCGACAGCCTCCAGCAGAAGCATAGTCACATGACCAGCGAG TCTCGATCGCTGGGCCGTGCGGCTAATCGTGCTGATAACAGAATCAGTGAGCTGCAAAGTCTCATTGAGGAGCTGCAGTGGGACATGGAGAAAATCAGACGAAGAGAGAATCGTCTCAACGCGCACCTTGTAGAAGTGCTGGAAAGG GTGAACAGTAAAGGTTATAAGGTGTATGGTGAAGCAAGCAGTGTATGTGGAACCATCACAATCAACAAAAGAAAG TTTGAGGAGATGAACAGTGAGTTGGAGGAGAACAGGGAGCTGGCGGAGAATCGGCTTAGTGAGCTCCAGAAACTCCAGCAGGACCTGCAGACAGTTTACCAGGAGAACAATAACATGAAG GTGGAGCTTTTGTCCAGGGCTGAGGAGGTGGCCAGAGACAGCGCTGAGTATCGCTGTCTGCAGTCTCAGTTCTCTGTGCTCTATAATGAATCACTGGTGCTGAAATCTCAGCTGGACGAGACCAAAGCGCGACTCAACACGACCAGGACCGCCCGGCTGCGGCAGCTGGACCACATGGAG AATGACGAGGTGTCCTTGCAGCGTAAGGTCCGTACTGAAGTGATTCAGTTGGAAGACACGTTAGCACAGGTGCGCAAGGAGTACGAGATGCTCAGGATCGAATTTGAGCAGACATTAGCTGCTAATGAACAAGCAG GCCCAATAAACCGTGAGATGAGACATTTGATCAGTACACTGCAGACTCATAACCAGCAGCTGAAGGGAGAGGTGgttaaatataaactcagactGAGAGAGTCTCAGCAAGAGCTCAACCAG CTCCGTGCTGCCAAAGGTAATGCTGCTATCCAATCACAGTCCAGTACAGAGATGGATGTGAAGGAAGAGACCGCCTCCCCACATACACCTGCCCCGACGGGTGACGTTACTGTGAAGTCAGAGCCAGAGAGCGGATCCGCCACACCCAGCACCACTG GTGTAACAGTAAAGACTGAACCGGGTACAGACACAGAGACTGTAGTGAAAGAGGAGgataaagagaaagaaaaagaaaaggaaaaggagaaagagaaggaacagagagaaagagagagagtgactCGTGGGAGTACTGGAGGCGTAGTGGTGAAAGAAGAGCGGGAGAAAGCCAgcaccagcagcagccaatcagaagacCTAGCAGCTGAACGCTGCGCTATGATTGGAGGACCCAAACGCAAAGAGATGGAGCAGCTGAAAATAGTGCGGGTGGATCTCAA GAAAGCCCAAGAGTCCCAGAGGGAGATGAAGCTGTTGTTGGATATGTACCGCTCGGCACCCAAAGAACAGAGAGATAAAGTGCAACTTATGGCTGCGGAGAAGAAAGCAAAATCAGAG GCCGAGGAGCTCCGTCAGCGGGTGCGAGAACTGGAGGAGAGAGAGCGGAGGGAAGGAAAGAAGATGGCCGACGAAGAGGCCCTGAGAAAGATCCGCTCTGTGGAAGAGCAGATCGATATCCTCAATAAGAAACTCTCTCTTGCTAAGCAG GAGGAAGATGCTTTGCTGAGTGAAATGGATGTTACTGGCCAGGCGTTTGAGGACATGCAGGAGCAGAACATTCGTCTGATGCAGCAGCTCAGAGAAAAAGACGATGCCAACTTCAAACTGATGAGTGAACGCATCAAATCTAACCAGATCCATAAACTCCTCAAGGAAGAGAAAGAGGAGCTAGCCGACCAGTTGCTCACACTTAAAACACAG GTGGACGCTCAGCTGCAGGTGGTTCGGAAGCTAGAGGAGAAAGAGCGCCTCCTGCAGGGCACCATCAGCGCTGCGGAGAGGGAGCTGGGGCTCCGCACACAGGCTTTAGAAATGAACAAACGCAAG GCACAGGAGTCTGTGCTGCTTTCAGAGGAGGTGCGCACTCAGCTGGAGGGGGTGCAGCAGAGGTTGAGTGCGGTCAGAGAGGAGGTGATTGAGAACAGCATTTCTCGAGAAAAGGAGTCTTTTAATGCCCGACGTGCACAG GAGGACATATCCAAACTGCGCAGGAAGATAGAGAAGGCCAAGAAACCTGCGGAGAACATTCGAAATGGAGATGAGATCCTGaatgaagaaataaatgatTACAAG gcCCGGTTGACATGTCCATGCTGCAATTCACGCGTAAAGGACGCTGTTTTGACAAAGTGCTTCCATGTTTTCTGTTTCGAGTGCGTGAAGACACGCTACGACACGCGTCAGAGAAAGTGCCCGAAGTGCAACGCCGCATTTGGTGCCAACGATTTCCATCGTATCTACATTGGATGA
- the si:dkey-74k8.3 gene encoding transmembrane protein 109 isoform X1 produces the protein MFAYNVASGSSEKLLFCGFLLLVRSVLCHGFAEEFTSGSDFGSVVLEPLDGLRKYVESIVGPHVIEICVENAVLYLDSVFGPENIYSVAMFFEMLLKFVAEGAASGLNVIAVYVSEILRATGVNETISVPHFTAEGVSAVTKWGLLALISYWLLSLLLRVTVSLVRRVFWLIKAVVVLWLFVRIVGDPAAATELTTVRVILLVLICAVFGVATSSGGGTGGNLESRISRLEGQVKGLEKKKTQ, from the exons ATGTTTGCTTACAACGTTGCCTCTGGAAGTTCGGAAAAGCTGCTTTTCTGTGGGTTTTTGCTTCTGGTTCGTTCGGTTTTGTGTCATGGGTTTGCTGAAGAGTTCACCTCAGGCTCTGATTTTGGGTCTGTTGTTCTGGAGCCTCTGGACGGGTTGAGAAAATACGTGGAGTCCATTGTTGGCCCCCATGTGATTGAGATTTGTGTTgag AATGCTGTGTTGTACCTTGACTCAGTGTTTGGCCCAGAGAACATCTATTCTGTCGCAATG ttttttgaAATGTTGCTGAAGTTTGTTGCTGAAGGAGCTGCCAGTGGACTGAATGTCATTGCTGTGTATGTGTCTGAGATTCTCAGAGCTACAGGAGTGAATG AGACAATATCAGTGCCTCATTTCACCGCTGAGGGAGTGTCTGCTGTGACCAAGTGGGGTTTGCTGGCTCTGATCAGTTACTGGCTCCTGTCTTTGTTGCTGCGAGTCACCGTATCACTTGTAAGGCGAGTGTTTTGGCTGATTAAAGCGGTTGTAGTGCTGTGGCTGTTTGTGCGGATCGTCGGTGACCCCGCCGCCGCCACCGAACTCACTACAGTGAGAGTGATTCTACTAGTGCTCATCTGTGCTGTGTTTGGAGTCGCCACGAGCAGCGGCGGTGGGACAGGGGGAAATCTGGAAAGCCGAATCAGCAGACTGGAGGGACAAGTCAAAGGCCtggaaaagaagaaaacacagtAA
- the si:dkey-74k8.3 gene encoding transmembrane protein 109 isoform X2, translating to MFAYNVASGSSEKLLFCGFLLLVRSVLCHGFAEEFTSGSDFGSVVLEPLDGLRKYVESIVGPHVIEICVEFFEMLLKFVAEGAASGLNVIAVYVSEILRATGVNETISVPHFTAEGVSAVTKWGLLALISYWLLSLLLRVTVSLVRRVFWLIKAVVVLWLFVRIVGDPAAATELTTVRVILLVLICAVFGVATSSGGGTGGNLESRISRLEGQVKGLEKKKTQ from the exons ATGTTTGCTTACAACGTTGCCTCTGGAAGTTCGGAAAAGCTGCTTTTCTGTGGGTTTTTGCTTCTGGTTCGTTCGGTTTTGTGTCATGGGTTTGCTGAAGAGTTCACCTCAGGCTCTGATTTTGGGTCTGTTGTTCTGGAGCCTCTGGACGGGTTGAGAAAATACGTGGAGTCCATTGTTGGCCCCCATGTGATTGAGATTTGTGTTgag ttttttgaAATGTTGCTGAAGTTTGTTGCTGAAGGAGCTGCCAGTGGACTGAATGTCATTGCTGTGTATGTGTCTGAGATTCTCAGAGCTACAGGAGTGAATG AGACAATATCAGTGCCTCATTTCACCGCTGAGGGAGTGTCTGCTGTGACCAAGTGGGGTTTGCTGGCTCTGATCAGTTACTGGCTCCTGTCTTTGTTGCTGCGAGTCACCGTATCACTTGTAAGGCGAGTGTTTTGGCTGATTAAAGCGGTTGTAGTGCTGTGGCTGTTTGTGCGGATCGTCGGTGACCCCGCCGCCGCCACCGAACTCACTACAGTGAGAGTGATTCTACTAGTGCTCATCTGTGCTGTGTTTGGAGTCGCCACGAGCAGCGGCGGTGGGACAGGGGGAAATCTGGAAAGCCGAATCAGCAGACTGGAGGGACAAGTCAAAGGCCtggaaaagaagaaaacacagtAA